TCTTTCAAAAAGACTAGCGGAAGTTGGCTCGCGTATTTTGCTCAGGACACTCGATCAGTGGGAGAGAGGAGAGATAAGACCAGTTGCGCAGGACCATTCTAAAGCCACATATGCTCCCATCATTAAAAAAGAGGATGGTAAGATCAACTGGAGCAGCAGCGCTGTGGACATTGCAAACATGGTAAGAGGCTTCCATCCCTGGCCAGGAGCCTACTCCACAATCAATTCAAGGAGAGTAAAGATCACTGATGCCGGACCGGCACCGGATGTTTTTCAGATAGAATCCATATCCAGTAATGTCATATTCATGGGTGCCCGGTCCGGGACTGTCATCTCCTCTCACGGTGGAGCGATAAATGTTTTATGCGGAGATAACACAATTCTCGCTATCAGGAATCTTCAACCTGAAGGGAAAAGTGAGATCACTGCGAGAGAAGCGCTAAATGGAAGGTATTTAAAGGTCGGGGATCGTTTCGTCTCTTGATGAAACAAATATAGTTGGAGATCCACGAATTCGATTCGCTTTCAAGGAAATCTCATGATTTCTGGAGCCCGGAGATCGCCTTGGCTGTCAGATCGAAAGCTCGAAGGTTAGCTTATAACATTCTCAGGGTCTTTGAGGCCGGGAAGCCGCCTCTTTCTATCCTCCTTGAAAATATTCACCTTGTTCCACTTGACAGCAGAGAGCTTTCTCTGGCTTATGAGCTCATCGTGGGTCTGATAAGATGGCTTCCAAAGATTGATCATATCCTTTCCCTCTATTCAAACAAACCGCTTGAATCACTGGATATTCCCGTGAGGATTGCACTCAGGCTAGGCGTCTATCAGTTGCTTTTTCTTGATAGGGTTCCTCGTCATGCTGCCATCGATGAATCGGTCGAGCTCGCAAAGAGCGAAGCAGGCAGAAGCGGAGCATCTTACGTGAACGCCGTGCTGAGAGAAATATCGAGAGAGCCTGACAGAATAACCTTTCCCGACAGGGAAAAGGATGTTGAAAGGTGGCTTTCCATCTATTACTCCCATCCAGAATGGCTGGTCTCAAGGTGGATCAAAAGATTCGGTCCGGAGAGAACCGAAGAACTCCTCAGTGCCAATAACAGACATGCTCCAATTTGCATATGGGTCAATAGCAAGGTTCATCCAACGGATCTTGTCCTTGCCGAGTTGAGAAGGGAGGAAGTAGAGGTCGTACCTTCTGAATATCTCGATGATGCCTTTATCATCAAAGAGGGGCTTCCTCACAGGACTGGGATCTTCAGGGCAGGGGGCTTCTACATTCAGGATGAGGCTTCCCAGCTAATCCATCTCATTTTCGGGAAGGAACTGTCTGGCAAGGTTGCGGATCTGTGCGCCGCTCCAGGAGGAAAGAGTCTGAGAATGGCTCTGGCCATGGGAGACAGAGGTTTTGTAGTCTCAGTCGATGCATCACCGTCGAGGATCAATTCACTTAAGGAAAATATCAAGCGGATGAGAGTGGCAAATATCTTCCCTCTTGTTGCAGATCTCGAAGAGGGCATCCCTCTAAAAGAAGAGTTTGATTTCGTCCTGCTCGATGCCCCTTGCTCTGGGACGGGAGTGATCAGACGAAACCCCGACATCAAGTGGAGGCTTCGAGAAGAAGAGATCGTAAGACTATCTGCAAGACAGTTCCGCATGTTGAACGAAGCAGCAAAGATTGTAAGACAGGGTGGACTTCTACTTTACTCTGTCTGCAGTATCGAAGAGGAAGAAACAGATGCTCTCGCAACATCTTTCTTAAAAGCAAATCCTCATTTCGAACTTGAAGATCCCTCGGTAGGACTTCCCGCAAAAGCCAGAAAATTCGTCGATGGAGGAGCTGGATGTGAGACGTCTTCCCGTACTTTCTTCAGGACATATCCCCACAGGGATAACCTCGATGGCTTCTTTGCTTCCCTCTTTCGAAGAATAGCCTCCTGAATGGAAGTCCATCATCCTGTAATAGATGGCGACTTTTGTATCAATTGCCGACGATCTTCAGCCTGATCCTCTGACGGCCATTTTCAACATCGTCCTCCCCAGAGTAACTTTCATACTGGGCTGATGACCATAAACCGCTTATTCTTTCGCTGTACCCCAGATAGCTAGCCGAGTCGATCCAATCGAC
This Acidobacteriota bacterium DNA region includes the following protein-coding sequences:
- the rsmB gene encoding 16S rRNA (cytosine(967)-C(5))-methyltransferase RsmB is translated as MAVRSKARRLAYNILRVFEAGKPPLSILLENIHLVPLDSRELSLAYELIVGLIRWLPKIDHILSLYSNKPLESLDIPVRIALRLGVYQLLFLDRVPRHAAIDESVELAKSEAGRSGASYVNAVLREISREPDRITFPDREKDVERWLSIYYSHPEWLVSRWIKRFGPERTEELLSANNRHAPICIWVNSKVHPTDLVLAELRREEVEVVPSEYLDDAFIIKEGLPHRTGIFRAGGFYIQDEASQLIHLIFGKELSGKVADLCAAPGGKSLRMALAMGDRGFVVSVDASPSRINSLKENIKRMRVANIFPLVADLEEGIPLKEEFDFVLLDAPCSGTGVIRRNPDIKWRLREEEIVRLSARQFRMLNEAAKIVRQGGLLLYSVCSIEEEETDALATSFLKANPHFELEDPSVGLPAKARKFVDGGAGCETSSRTFFRTYPHRDNLDGFFASLFRRIAS